The genome window TCCTGGGAAAGTAATAAAAGCTGCTCACTCAAGCAAATGCCGTTGTTATCCAATTAAAACTCTCTCTGTGCTGGAGAATTGTAATAAGTTATTTTCTTGGTTTTGTCAAAGGTGGTATACATACAATTTCGGACCACTTTCAGAGAAAAAGGGATACAGTGGTACCCTGGAGATATGTAGAAAGAAATGCTCCAGGTGGGTTTTAATTCAAACACTATTATATAAGAACTTTAACTTTTTTGACTGTTTTTCCTCCTATATGAATGACACAGAGCCCATTATGTCTAAACTCACTGTGTCTGATTTAGCCAGATGACATTTGAGGGGTTCGTTTTAATGAGTTGAGGATGAAAATATTAAAAGTGTGTTTGATATTCTATGATATGTACCACAGAACACATACAGGAGTCATTAACTTTATTAAGCAATATAAAATATACACCAGGGAAAATAACTTCCTCTCTCAGTCTCCGATATGTTTTACATAACTGTGTGCTTTTTAATTGAAAAACACATGTTGTTTCCTTCCACTTGTAGAACCTAGTGAAAAAGAAGTCAATACATAAAAAGTGAACAAATCTGCACAGTTTTAAAAAACAGAGTCTCTGCTGAATCCTCTCATTAGGAAATGAGTCAGATGGTAAAAGTATTAAATATAAAAAAGTATAATTTTTTGTTCCTGGCCTCATATCAAACACTGATTGATGTCAGGGGTTGTACTCATTGTCATGCTCCCTAAAAAGTATGGACAGTGTGTGAATCTCCGGGCCCCAGTCGTCCAGCTCTGCTGGGTCCAGCTCAGATGGCACCCCAGGGAGGTCCAGCGAGCTGATGGAGCCAGTAGGGGAGCCGTGGCCATCGTAGGCGTACGTCTGGAGGGAGTCGTACGGCGGCCCTCTCGTGTCCCGGTCGgccaccaccaccctctcccTGATGACCCTGTGGATGTCCTCCTCGTCCAGGATAAGCGACGTGCAACTGGCCCCGGCGGCAGCAGCTGCGGCGGCCACCTCCCAGGCCTGGGCCAGGGCATCCCGCCGGAGGCGAAGCTCCTCGGCGGCGGCTGGGTTCCTCAGTGCCACGATGTCAAAGGCCTCCGTGTCCTCCTCGCCTCCACCCTCGTCGTCGTACGTCACCACGTTCTCCCGCACGTCCTCCTCTGAGATGATGAGGGGTTCCTTCTTGCTCTTCTTGCTCCGCAGGGTGACAAACAACACAACGATGGCTGCATAAAACAAAAAAGAGCAGATAGAAGTCTTTACTGTGCCACCTGGAGCAAGTGAAACACAGTGAGAGACAGTTGGGAACTCAAGGAGACAGTATGTAGAGCAGTGAAGGAAGCAAAGCAGTTCCAACCAGATCTCCTTGGGGACCTCTGCATGACTGCTTTCAAGCTCTGAAGTGTTTTACAAAGGAAGATAAGATGAAAAAAGTTcctaaacacacaaaaatgctTTGGTCTCTGAACTTGAGATttactccttctctctttctcccatcaTCTCCCACCCCCTCTTGCTCTTACCCAGCAGAATGACGATGCAGAGGAGGATGGCGACGAGGGCTCCGGTGCTGAGTCCAGCAGAGGACAGGAAGGCCTGTGCCTGGCAGGCCCTGAGCCGGCCGCCCCTCTGGCAGGGGCACACGCGCAGCGTGAGGGTGCTGATGCTGCTGAGTGCCGGCTCGCCGCCGTCCCACACCTCCACGGCCAGCTCGTACAGCTCCTGCTCCGTCTGGCTGAAGCCGCGTCGCTGCGACACGATGCTCGCACTGTTATCTGGTGCAGGACGAAACACAAACGAGATGTTGTTATGGTTTGGTTGCTTTTGTTGTTGTCGAAGTCTGCAGATGCTGGGAACCCCTAAGGGAATGCGCTTGGTGTTATGGCAGATGGACGACTAGGCTGTCGGCTAATTCATTATTGGGAGGCTACAAAATGCTCTGAAATAAAGAGGACTAGAATTTGGCAAAACTGTAGGTCATTATATATCAGAACTGTCCCACTGACAGATGGAAATGATAGTGTTTCAACTGAATAAAATCAGGAAGCTTTTCCCCTGAGATTGTGTTCTATGTCTTTCACCACTCTGCTGGTCTtcgcttttttatttattttttgataaaaTAGAGGGAGCTGGTGGAGCCGTAAAAAACGCCTGTGCGGCGCCAAACACTTCACGCCTTATTAAATCCACTCTGGCGCCTGGGCCTCAGCTCGTACCGgggaggcttgtgtgtgtgtgtgtgtggtgagcattTCAGCCTCGCCTCCCCAGAGCCGAGGATCAGTGTGTGCAATCACGGCCCACCTCTTGAAAATGCAGATTCATGTTCCCCTCGGAGTGCCGAGCCTCCCGATAGCCCGATGCCTGCGGCCGCCAGGGGAGACGCAGGCGGAGGGGGACGAGCGCCAGTCTCCAGGCAAGAGCCTGCCTACTCGTGAATGTCAACACGGCCATGTGCAAACTGGAGCCCCTGGAGGCCGGTACCTTCCTCCACAGAACCCCTGTCTGATTTACACTGGATCCGTGCCGAGGAGGGGTCAATGCAATGCTCGTTGCCAGGCTGGGAGTTGAAAATCATTACGACACCGTCACCCACAGCTAGCTACCTAGAAGGGCTGGCTGAATGCCAGGCAATTTGCAGAGCCGTGGAGGAGACTGCCAGCATGATAATACAAATAAAAGCACAAACCCTCCCTCCACTGGTTGCAACAGTGGTGTTCTAATGTTATTTATTAGTAATTAGTAATCAAATGTAGTCATTTGTTGAAGCTGAACAGGCACCGACTGGTCTCTAGGCATAAAACACAGGAGACTCACTCAAACACTCTTAAACCCTCTTTCTGTAAACACATGTACTTTTTCTGTTGCATAAAAACAGCACATTTTTGAATTGGTGTATTTTTAAATGCAATGGAAGTGCCTTGCGTAAGTAGTGCAATTAATTTCTCTGAAGAGCGATCCTGTGTAAAGGAACATCGCCTTGGCACTCTTAATAGCTGTAGTGGTCCAAAAACATGAGTGCAGCAGCTAAAGTGTGTagttaaggcgagacactacaggtgaatagggtaaaatttttaaataatagacatcaccatgaaactttctcagttgattacttacacaagtatgaacaaaacatgtattacaagtttttgaaattcgaatgtttaattatgcaaattaggcattatctcattaaatatgcgcAAATTTGCATATATTTTCGGTAGATAGATCTGAACATATGATAAAGCCTGGTACAAAATTATtctttcattttgtttgcatacaagataaaaataaaattacagagggatttcaggatatctgctttcattacctaggaaatcagaatatactgtccatagccttaaaaaatcgatttttgccttatatttttgattaaaatgtcacataaatcaggccaggaatgatttattaacaaatccctctgtaaatatcttcagaatactgctaagtgtatatctggaaagtttggtgtacataggtgctacataggctgagatgtttctactggaaaatgataaaacagccttggaacacagccaagagattccgttctcagcctagactcgcctttgaactttcgcgattaGTTGCggttacaaaggaagtgtccatttttGGATAGCACAACGTcatgcaggaaaaacagagctttccaacggtactacacatgttatgttttgtatcacggtcgcggtagagcatgaaacgttagaagactaacttttggtgaatttaggagaaatatacaggcgcgagtagacaaaatgtaatgaaataaacacctaaatgtgtaaatcgggctttgttgttgtagtagtgtgaaagaatacatgctaaggtagcaaattagcccaaaatctcgaaattgaccagtgcatgaaaaaacgatgttttcacctgccgtgtctcgctgTGTGTAGTTAAAAAGGATTTCATGAAGGCAACAGATGAAGcatttgggggtggggggaggagaCTAGAGCCCATAAGAGACACTTCTGTCACTAATGTCCCCTGTGTGACAGATGGGACACGTGGATGTGCATTTACAGGGCTCTACAGCAGCCTCGCACTCCCCTTGACGTTGATCACATTGGTAATCTGTGTTGTCGCGTGAAACGTGTGTGTCAGCTCGAGAGAGTCGCTCTACTCGCACCGACAGAGTGACAGGCATTTTAGACATAAATAAAGAAGTGAataaattaatcaatcaatcaatgaacCAAGGTGGTCACTTGGAAAGAGCAAGGTTGGATGGCATATCCCATAACCTTAACGAATGCAAAACTAAATTGGTCATGCTACCTTGAGAATTGGATCCACTCCACAATTGAACATCTTCATTCTTGGCCCATGGTACACCTTTCCACCCTACACTGACATTGGACTGGAAGATACAGTACGACTGACAGACAAACCACACTGCAAATATAACCTCCTTTGTGTGGATAATTAGGGGTGTTAATTAAACCAATGTGTTACCTAATGTactaatgaatgaattaattgaGGGTGTTATTAATTGATCAAAGATGACAGAGGATCTGCTGGCCTTGTACAATCAGTGGCAGGAAAGACTTCTCCAAAGTGCTCTTAAGTGTTACAAGGGGAGACTCCCAGATAAGTCCCAGATGAGGCAATCCCTCCATGTTGCCTTAGGGCAGACAGCATGCTGGGCTTGAAGGCACACAGTTGGTGAGTCCTACACTCTTGATACAAAAACAACCAAAGGCACGTTACCTCTAAACATCTCAAGCATAGTACACTCATTGTCTTCTGCATTGTGACAAGTACACCGAATCATTCGCTGGCCAGCGTATCCATGCAGAAGCGCACCACTAGTTTTCTTGGGGGGAAGGTGAGAAAGAAATGTGTCTTGATTTTTAAACAGAGGAAGCCTTGAGCTAGTGAGGGCATATAATACTGGTTGCCTGGGAAACAACACCATTGATACAATTCTGGtatgacaaaaaataaaataaaaaatgaaaaaaaaaaaagacgtaAAGAAGGAAAAAGGACTCCAGGGGTAAGAGGGTGCACATGAGGATTATCCCTGTGACAACAACCAGTGCAAACTCTGCTTGTATTGGCAAACAGGCTTTGATTACAGAGAAGCTCCAGCAAACCGGCTCTCTTGAGACAGTTGGGTAAATGAGAACACCCTCACAAATCCATCATGTGACAATTTTCTGAAGGACTAATCACTTTTTAATGATCTATCTCAAACTGTTTGCGTTGCGTATGTGTACTTGAACCATGTGTGAGCTGCTTCAAAGCCCCACATAAATGAACACACTCGAGACTCAGCGTGTTTACAGCATGGCGCAGGTCGTACCTTCATTGTCCTTCAGGGTGAAATTGCGGTTCCCCGGGGGGTCACTGGGCAGGGTGAAGGAAAAGTGTCCATTCGCAAAGTTGTCTTTGTCTGTGGCCTTAATCGTTTGAATCACCTtcatgacaaagagagagagagaaagaaagaagaagagattAAGAATAAAGCAGAAAcaaggagaaaagaaagagagagtaaaaagagagagaagggaggcagGATGTTATGAGGGGGGAGGCAGCGACATGCATTCAGATGGAGTTTGAGGATTACTGGTGTAATTGGACTACCTGGGGCTTTTCCTTCCCCTAGTTTTTGAAGGACATTGAAAACAGACTCTatcctttttctccctctctttctcaccctccaACTCTCctgcactccctctctctctccctccctctctccctctctgctgctgTGTCCAGTTCTGCTGTTCCTCTGTGGGATGTTGTGGGCAGATCAGGGGTGGTGGGCGACATGCTAGGGCTCCTAGCCGATGATACTGTGTCAGCTTGTTAAACTAATTGGCTCCCACTAGCAGATGAGTAGACAGTGAGAACCTCCTCGTACTGTTGAGCTGCCTGCTCACCTGTAGGCTTGGGGATGCCGAAGTGAAAAAAATAGCCACCCTTTTAATAAGCAAGGGACACAGTGGCTTTTACATCAGATATCATGCAACTATTAGTagaattttttaatttttacatACCTTAAATATTAAAGACGAAGTAACAAGAgccaaagagaaagggagagcataTCCTCACATCTCTCCCCATTTAGTGACTGGACTTCAAAAAGAGTGTCTTGTGTTTCAAATTATGCCTGAGCCTAGGGGGGGAAGCCAGACTTTTTTAGCAGTCTGACTCAATAAGGGGTCATGCAGTGACATTCACGGCAACTCCGCGGAAGTGAGTGACACTTGGAGGTGTCGGAGAGATGAGGTTGCCGTGGTGAAATGTAAATTGCCGGAGAGAGTCACGATGGTCTGACTGCATCCTATGGTTACGGACTGATGAGACCCATACGTGAATTTCACCATTAGGACTGGCAGTGCCTTAAAGATGCTATATGTCACAAACGCCTATGCTCTGTGTTGCTCCGATATTACCTAAAGGTAGCATGTTAACCAGTAGCTTCAGACATCTCTAGTATCAAATACAGTGCAAGGCAATGAAAGTGTGCTGTTGCTAATGTAATTGTACAACTACTTGAATCCTACAGAAGCTTACACATAGCCTCTGTTAAGGTAGTTCCTCCACTAACCCATATAACTATTCTCTGGAAAATTTAAATGTAGAGACTATATTTAGTCTGAAATTGAGAATAGTCCTGTCATCATTTTGAAGAAGCGCAACTGTTTAAGAATCAATTCATACCGCATCACCATCCTCACAAGATCACAATAAAAAACCAATTCATCATTCAGCCCTTTTACCTCCAGTTAATTTGTTGCTGCTATTTGTGAGAAGCATCTTGACACTTAATCTAAACAGACCTCGTCCGTCACGTGCCCTCAGTGCACAGATTATGTGCCACTGCCTAGTTAGTAATCTTCATTCAAGGAGAAAAATATGAAGAGAAAATGCTTGTGTGATGTGAATCTGGGCAGCCGCTCTTTGCTGTGCACAGACCCAATTTGAATGAGTGATGATTAACATTTCCTGCAAGCCAGCGCCGGAGAGTGTTCAATGCAGCACCTATCTGTTGACGAAGACATTGGTGCATGCTGAATAATTTATAGGTTCAAGAGGCTGCAACGTCTGCAGAACCACAGATAAATCCATCCCTGATGGTGTCAGACATATcataaagggtgtgtgtgtgtgtgtgtgtgtgcgcgcgtgtgagagggaggggtggtggGATAGGTGGGAGGAGTgcagtggagttttttttaGAGTTGTCCTGCTCTCAAAGGTGAAAGTAAAAACTAAATGGTGGTAATTACAAGAACTGGAGTTGTTTCAGAAGTAGGAGCCATGAGAGAATCAGATAGAGGGGAAGAACACACCAGAAGAGAGAACATGACTTACTTGGCCAACCCTGGAGGATTCACACACAATGATGTCGTTTTCAGTTTCAATATACGGCGCATTATCATTCACATCCAAGACTTGTACTGTGACCGGAACATAACTGACAAGGCTGGGATTATCTAGAAAGAAAAATGaacatacagaaaaataatCTTAATGACTAGGTTCATTCTTGCAAAATAATAGATATAGTAATACTTACAGCCATAAGACATACTGATATAATACTACTTAAATCAATGCAAAATGAATACATAAAGACATCATTATGCTGCCAGTTCTGAGCCATTAAGTGATTGTTTAATTATCGTGCCTGTTCAGGGTTGTAATAATAACTTTGTCTGGGTCTGGGGGAGTCTTTTTCTGAATGCACTGCAGTGAATTCTACATGTAATGCAAATTAGCTCTCTATTCATCAGTCTAAATGGCTTGGCTGCACTGGGAATAACTCACTTTCATTTTTCCTTTTGGAGCTCAAATCCTCTCTGGACTCAGTTTGTTACTCTATTTCTCGAGGTCAGCTAAGTTACTCTTACATCATGTCAGGATTCAGTGTCTGTCTCACGCCACATCAGCATTCAGTATATGACTAACACGACTTGTCAGTACAACATAACAAAATACAGACAGAGGACACAAACATCTTTCTCagttgtatacagtatatgtatacaTAAAGACAGATATACTATCTATTGCATATGACTTTCTCTGCAACCAGGCAATTGCAAACTCAACCAGCCCAATGTTCAGTGTACATTTTTAATTGCATCAGGGTCTCACACTACCCTTACCCCTGTCAACATTACAGCAATACAGTATGTCAGCGATAGCATCCTATGCTATCTAAATGTTGGATGTGGCTTTGTGTTGGATCCAGACGGAAACATCTCTACGTTTCTATATGTTTAACTTCCATCCCTCTCTAGCCATTCTATATGCTTAACTTCAAtcctagcctgggtgaacccagacaaaaCTGTTGACAAAAATTGAATTTGATGGGTTCCCCCAGGCTACTTTCACCCCTCTGTAATCATTATATATGTTTAACTTCCATCCACCCAACATCATTCATCTTATCATGATGTTCAGAATAGACTTTATCGTTTTAAATCCATAAGATCCAATAAGGCACCGCTGAGTTGTCACAGCAAGGGAGAAAGACAAACAGCCAAAATGTGTCAATGTTTTTCCCCTCAACCAGCGCCCCCATGGGCACCCCCCTCCAAACACGTTGGGAACCACTGATCTAACAAGACATGTGACAAAACATGGCCCTACATAATTATATTCCACTTGACAAACAAATAGGAAGATCATTATGTGCACTGTCTCCACCTGTATGTACCATGTCTCCACCTGTATACGGCATAAACTGTTCATGAACTGTTCATGAACAGTTTATGTTAGACTCCAGAAGACTGTACGTAGACTAATGAAGGTAGTACATTATCATTTCCATGTCAGCTGACATTATCAATAGGCAGCAGTTTCAGTCCATTATCTGAACACCATTGTGCCGAAAAGGTTAAAGTAAAGGGTAATTGCTTAGATAAGGGATACAAAGTGACAGAAATTGATTGACCTGGGAGTCTGGGACATCTCCAGCATTACACTGTGACAATGACTGTCTTAGCATTAGTCAGAAGTGTCAGAAGTTATGGAATAATCTGCCTGTATATCATCTACATATATGTTTCAGACAAAGACAACACAAAGCAGATAAAAGCTTTTGCGAAGTCAAACAAAAATTAATGGAAATGTTACACAGTGTGGCTTACCAATCTCTGATGCCATCACTGTGATGTTGTGCCAGGCGGCCTCTTCCCTGTCAAGCATTTGCTTAGTGGTTATACGCCCAGTGTTGGCATCAATGCTGAAACTCGTATCTGCATGATTGGTTTGGTCAATAGAATACCTGAACAAATAAGACAAAAAGTGTCCAAAATACAGTTTACTTTCATTGTGTGAATCACAATGGGCACTGAAGGGTCCTTTGAAAAAAATGGACAACACAAACTATTCCATCTTTTgtcaaaacaaatacatttccaCAAAAGAATAACTGTCAGAAAAATATCTATTCTTCACTGTAGATACCTTGTCACATAGGAATACAGAATTTGAATAGGGCTTTGTCGTTATCACCAATATCGACCTGATAGTGGGTGGAgggtagcctggcgggccatcctatatcattgaaatgtatagtctggaatcaagccattcacctcgcttaatccaaggggcgggcagagaattgtctttcaaactgcctaggcatgcaataggccagcgctacgaccacatccgtatccggtcggcaaaacggcaaatacatccttctttgaaaggaatgacttaagtgcattgtgttgctcaactttcaaagaaaagcacaagtccaactcctccaaagttgacgccaacgccgattcaaacaaccgctcttcgttcgccatagccaccttccttgttgttcaccgtcgcaggactgtcgtcatcctgttgagcccgccttaagactctctaacaaaatagagcgctgtgattggatgacgtccacggcgtcagctaatagaaatccctatggtttgatactagacatacaggctgagcaaattaatttgccgccgctagggtgcgtctagatttctaggctaggtggAGGGGGCTGAAGTTGCTGAAAATATTCTGGTTGGTCGAGCCtaaataaaatgtgatgcaacactaatgtagcctacctctcagACAAGAGGGATTTTCATCATTTTTCAGCTGTGACAACAAGACCAGAGTGAGGTTCCCAAAAAACAATCTGCTTGATGAGGGTAGAGTCACTATAAGAAGCATCTCATGGAGCATTACCTTACAGCGCTCTTGGTACTGTCGGGGTCCTGCGCAGTGACCATGCCCACTTCTGTCCCTGCGGGGGCGTTTTCGTAGACGTCCAGGATGTAATAGTCCATGGAAAACAGTGGCGCCTCGTCCACATCTCCAATGATGATCTTCAGAGAGGTGGTGTCTTTAAAAGGGCCCAGGTGGGAAAAACGGGAGTCCAGGTGGGTGTTGATCCCCTCAATGTGAAGAGTGTAGGCCTTCTTCTTCTCATAGTCCAGATGCTGAAACATCAGCAGACAAGTTCAAATGATGGCCTTAAACTGTCATAATTAAATTTTTTACATCATAATAATTGCATGTAAGGCAGGAACCTTTTTCAGCACGATAACTCCTTCTTTCTTGTCACTGTCAGTAGAGATAGCAAAAATGGCAGCTCCCTCTGAATTGGTGATGCGGTACATCATTTCAGCATTGACACCAAGATCGTCGTCGTTCGCTTTGATTTTGCCCACTGCTTTCCCAACCTGTGCTGATTCAGGAACATAGAGCTGGTAGTTCTCTGTAGTGGAGTGAATCATAACAACCACTCATTCATTTCATCATTAGACTCTATGGACCACAGAGACAGCTTTGTCAGAGCAATCCATTTCATCAATCAGTGAGAGAGCAACTGGCTCTCTACAAGTTATTTATTAGTGAGTAATTCTGAGTACTGGTGCATTGTGCATTCAAACAACATTGAGGGAAATTCACATGCTATTTTCAGGACATTATAATTACTCATTGCATGTCATGCTCTGGATGTAATTGAATGAAATCTGTGGatgctggagagagggagagagaaaatgagcacCTACTCTGTGGGAACCTGGGGGGATTGTCATTGACATCCGTCAGAGTGACATTGATGGTGGTTGATCCAGACAGACCTCCCACCTGACCAGCCATGTCTTTGGCTTGGATGATAACAGTGTAGATCTCCCTGGTTTCTCTGTCCATGTTTGCCAAGGCAGTCCTAATGATACctgcagagaaaaaaaaaagattaatgaTCATGTGTTTTGTAGCCATACaataagagaatgtgtgtgtattgacaaATGAGGCTTTTAAAAATGAGTTTTCAAAATGATCTTTAAAAACTGACAGAAAGCATTTTTTGAAGTTGGAAGACTGTATTTAAACAAGTCTTAATGGTTGTGCAATATTTACAGGGGTTTAAATACACcccaaaaaatgtcacatggtGCAACCAaaagttttttaaaaaagtggtAAGTATATTGTACCTGAGAGTGTCTACAGTGCTtaacacattattattttgtaattgaccttggtattaaaagtaactttaatctacTATTTATTGGTTAAATGAGTATTTTATCTGGTTGTACCACCTGATGATG of Alosa sapidissima isolate fAloSap1 chromosome 1, fAloSap1.pri, whole genome shotgun sequence contains these proteins:
- the cdh18a gene encoding cadherin-18a; this translates as MRLSSTVSCCLCLLLLLCLGVVLTTAGTPSPARPVRTALTQNQNQSLNQAKPADQDKDTHHRPKRGWIWNQFYVLEEHIGPEAQHVGKLHSNSDKGDGSVRYLLSGEGAGTIFIINEVTGDIHATKSLDREKKSHYVLHAQAIDRYTSRAIEPESEFIIKVQDVNDNAPKFPDGPFTASVPEMADIGTSVFQITATDSDDPTYGNSARIVYSILQGHPYFSVDPKTGIIRTALANMDRETREIYTVIIQAKDMAGQVGGLSGSTTINVTLTDVNDNPPRFPQKNYQLYVPESAQVGKAVGKIKANDDDLGVNAEMMYRITNSEGAAIFAISTDSDKKEGVIVLKKHLDYEKKKAYTLHIEGINTHLDSRFSHLGPFKDTTSLKIIIGDVDEAPLFSMDYYILDVYENAPAGTEVGMVTAQDPDSTKSAVRYSIDQTNHADTSFSIDANTGRITTKQMLDREEAAWHNITVMASEIDNPSLVSYVPVTVQVLDVNDNAPYIETENDIIVCESSRVGQVIQTIKATDKDNFANGHFSFTLPSDPPGNRNFTLKDNEDNSASIVSQRRGFSQTEQELYELAVEVWDGGEPALSSISTLTLRVCPCQRGGRLRACQAQAFLSSAGLSTGALVAILLCIVILLAIVVLFVTLRSKKSKKEPLIISEEDVRENVVTYDDEGGGEEDTEAFDIVALRNPAAAEELRLRRDALAQAWEVAAAAAAAGASCTSLILDEEDIHRVIRERVVVADRDTRGPPYDSLQTYAYDGHGSPTGSISSLDLPGVPSELDPAELDDWGPEIHTLSILFREHDNEYNP